Within Phocoena phocoena chromosome 9, mPhoPho1.1, whole genome shotgun sequence, the genomic segment TAATGAGGCCTTCCCATCTAAAATGAATCCTTgcttaattcttttctttgttgttaCCACCATccaatgtattatatattttactcaccttgtttattgtctgtctccccttaAAGGAtttaagctctgtgagggcaggtgtTTACATCTGTTTTGCTCCTAGTACTTGGAATGGGAGCCTGATGTGTAGAAGGTGTTCAATACCTTTGCTCTCACCCAGGTGCCAATTCCCCAAAGACCACCAGGAACACACCTGCAGTTCCATGAGTTGGGTAATGACATGTTGCAAAAAAGGAAGACACACACCACAGGGAGCTGTGAGGTGTTCCCGTAAGATGGTGTCAGAAAGAACCTGTTACAGAATTTAGGTTTAGTTGGGTGATTTGGCAGAGGGTCTGAGAAAACAGAGGTTTTCTCCAGGTTGGATGTGGTCAGAAAGCAGGGGCATTTCTACGTGGGTAAAGAACAGAAGTCATTCATTTAGCAAGAGAGGGATGCTTGGTGTTCTGTGGGTAGCACAGTGATCTTCGTTTTATTTCTGCTCAGACACAATGAAAAAGTGGTCTTGTTTTATCTCATGTTATTATAGTCTGAGAATAAACCTGAGGTTGGCATTTTGTGAGACTGTTTATGTCTAATAGGAGAATAACATGGCCTGGCTGTGAGTGCTGTCAGCTTCTGaaatcgggggtgggggggggatttGTTTTAATGTATCACAAGCAAGTAAactttggggaggaaggagtgAGAGGGGAAATAGGAATAAGCAGGGGATTGAGACTTCTCTGCAGACTCTTGTATCTGTACATGAAGGGCCTCCTCCCCCAAGGGGACCCCTTGCCTTCCTCACCATCCTTCACCACCAGGAGGGGTAGCTGTACTGCGGTGAGGTCTGAGGCCTGCTTAATGGAAGGCAGTACCCAACTTCCTGTTGTTGGTGTCACGCTCTCTTCTCAGTGGGTGAAGAAGTCCAGAGCTGTGAAGCCAAGGTCAAAGCAGTGGTGGCCAAGCCTTGGTTCTGAGGAGAAATCTACCTCCCTTTACCCTCTGGCTTTCACGGATGTGTCACTTTGCTGGGAATCATTTATCCGGGGCCCTTCAAAACGTCTTCATGGAAGTTTCCCAGTTGGAGGAAGGGAACTAGTCTTTTATATATGTTCTCAGAACAAACCTAAGAAGAGAAAACTGGGTGATAAAGTTTTAGGGGAAAAATCCAGATTGAACTCCTCGCCATACCCACCCCCAATATCCTGCCAATTCTTCCTAAAAATCCCACTAATTCgagatttgtttaaaaaagcaaaacttcctGGAAAGATTACGAGAGTGGGGAagggaaaaagacaagaaaagtatTACTGGTGACTCATGGTTAAGTGTGGATAATTCAGAGATTGTTATGCTGTGACAACTAGTCAAGATACAGGTAGAGCTTGGCAGTAGGGATTTTGATGGCCTGGGTAGGATGAAGGAAAGGGTTTTAGAGGGATTCTGAAGCCATTGGCAGGCCTGCGGAGGTTCCCTGGTGAAGGAAAGAGGGTGGGAGAAGCACACAGCTAATGATAGCGCAGCGGGGGCAGGGGACTGAAAAGATTGTCTGGGAGGTGCAGAGCGAGGGACTCTCCTCCCAGCAAGCCATGCTTAACTAGGAGAGTGAGAGAGGGGGCACCAGTGCCATGACAAACCTGCGAGGGAAGCAGAAACCCAAGGCATACAGCAAATAGAAGACACAGGCACTGGATTTCCCTCGTTTATTTTGCCTGCATTGGTTGTGTACCTGCACATTTTATCAGGAGCTCTGCCTGCCACCTGCCATGGAAAGTGCACCTACCATTTACTGGAGAAAGGAGAATAACAGTGTTCCAGGATAGGAGAACAGAACCACTTGGTAACTTTGTAGTAAATGAATGAGGACTTTCTGTGGCCGTGATGAGGAGACTGACCAGAAGGGAAACAATAATCAGTGGAAAACTATGTTTTGCATGAAACCCAAAGCAGGAAGTGTTCTgggagaagagatttttttttgtatacatACGTAGCCTTCTCTAAcataaactgaattttaaattcaaagaaaaaatgtttttctatgaATGAACGCCTTATGCACATCCATTTTTCTTACCCTGAGGCAGAATACGATAAAAACATTCAAAGATAAGAGGCAGTTTTGAGGACCGCAATTCTTATTGTACTCATAAAATTATACTCCCTTGAAAATACTGTTCTCTTCAAACCATAATTTATACGTTCAGTAGATTTCATGTTACTAAGTAATCTTACTCATCTTTGCATTGTGGAAGGATACAGATATTTATTCTGTGAATGGATGAGGAAAATATCTACCTCCATAGCCTTAAAAACTGGCATTTTTGTGTATATCCCAAactaatattttatgtataactTAGAACTTCTTAATGTCATTGAATAAAGTTTTAcagattacttttaatttttgtttacctCTGTGTCCTAGGCCGGAGAAATGCTATAAGGTTTGCCTGGTGACACCTGGTGGTTAAAAATGATAATTACATACAATATGCTGCCCACAGTGATCACCTTTGCTGGAGGAAGTACTCACAAGCCACAGATTGCATGGAAAGCATCTCTGTCAGTTAGAGTTCCTGGTTGTaagcaaccaaaacaaaacctctcTGATCTGCGCAGAAGAGTGCTGTTCCGTGAGGGCAATGCTGCCACTTAACATCAACACCATGGGTATCAGATTGTGGGTGCCCTGACAGGCACTGCCACTCCCATCATTTCTGGAATTTCTGTTATCACTGGCACCACCACCTTTTCGCCACTTTGATTTCCAAGATCTCAATTCAAAGTCTAGAGTGGGCTGCATCTAATTGTCCTGTCCATGGTCACATACCAGTACCCTAGCGACAAGGAAGCCTGGGAAAGCAACCAGACATTTGGCttattgaatgaaataataaaaaggtattacaaaattaaatgagataaatatttattcaggaaGTAAGCACTGAGCCTGGGATTTGATGAGTTTTCCAAAATGGTAGTGAATacacttttacatctttatttgatCATGAGCTTTTTTGAGGGCAAGGACCCACATCTTATTCATTTGTATTCTGGACACAGCATCTGATGCTCCATGATGTTTGTTGAGTTGCATTGCTTCCCCCTGAATAGAAGTTAGGTCACTGCACTCACTTCTATCTCAATTTATTTATAGGGATCTTTAAGACCTTTAACTAAAATGTACTTAAAGATGTAAATAGATAAGAACTATAATAATATCCAGCCAacatttgagtcttttccctcaaAATTATCATTAACAGAAAATTGAATCTCTCCTCAGGTCTTCCAGAGTGCATTAAAGCAGAAGAGAAGATTTTTATCTTATCATGAAACCATTATCTGAAGGACAACTAAGGTTTTGTGTTGTTCAACCAATACATCTCACATCATGGCTGCCCATACTTTTCATTCTGAAGTCTATCTCTTCCCTAAAACCTGCCCAACTTCCAATTTATCAAAGGAAACCTTTTATAGCTGCCTGGAATGCTCCAACAGATCAGTGcttgataaaatataatttaagactaaatttgaaaatgtttcagGTGATTGGAAGTCCACTGGCCAGGGCCAGGGGGCAAAATGTCACTATATTTTATGTCAACAGACTGGGATACTATCCATGGTATACATCCCAGGGAGTTCCTATTAATGGGGGTCTCCCCCAGAACATAAGTTTGCAGGTACATCTGGAAAAAGCTGACCAAGATATTAATTATTACATCCCTTCTGAAGATTTCAGTGGACTTGCCGTTATAGACTGGGAATATTGGCGACCCCAGTGGGCCAGGAACTGGAACACAAAAGATGTCTACAGACAGAAATCAAGAAAGCTTATTTCTGAGATGCAAGAGAATGTATCAGCTGCTGATATTGAATATTTAGCCAAAGCAACCTTTGAAGAAAGTGCAAAAGCTTTCATGAAGGAAACCATCGAACTGGGAATTAAGAGCAGACCCAAGGGCCTTTGGGGTTACTATTTATACCCTGATTGCCACAATTATAATGTTTTTGCCCCAAACTATACTGGGTCATGCCCAGAAGAAGAAGTTTTGAGGAACAATGAGCTCTCTTGGCTCTGGAACAGCAGTGCTGCTTTATATCCTTCTATCGGTGTCAGGAAATCTCTTGGAGACAGCAAAAACATTTTGCGTTTCTCGCAATTTCGGGTGCATGAATCCTTGAGGATCTCCACCATGACATCCCATGATTATGCTCTGCCTGTGTTCGTCTATACAAGGTTAGGCTACAGAGACcaacctttattttttctttctaaggtAAGAAAGATACCCCTTGACAAAGATAAGGAGATTTCCTCTTATCTCTAAAAGAGACATTTCTTTGCTAATTATGTTCTTTAAAGGATTCCAGAATAGTGGTCCATTAGATAGGAGCATAATTCTTCCTTTGAGTAGTCAATCACTCAGATTCTTCATTTGTACAGACTGAATTTTGattatctcatttattatttgtctttcaaGGAGCAAAGTAAGGAGGGAAGGGGTTAAAGTGCAATGTCAGCAACTACCTCCCGCTCCCCAACCTTGATTGTGTTCCCTTACAACTGGCCTCTTGCGAAGGTTACTGAAACAATTGGGGGTGAACAGGTTGGGAAAACAGAGAGGAGGTTTTAAAATGGAGTAGTTTGCTCATACGTGTGGAAGAAGAATTGTAGACATTTCTGCTGCTGGCCTCATTGTTAAAAATCttaagaggagggcttccctggtggcgcagtggttggttgagagtccacctgccgatgcaggggacgtgggttcgtgccccagtccgggaagatcccacatgccgcggagaggctgggcccgtgagccatggccgctgagcctgcgggtccggagcctgtgctccgcgacgggagaggccacaacagtgagaggcccgcgtaccgcaaaaaaaaaatcttaagaggaaaatagtgttttctttttaaggcacAATAGCAGGTTTTATAAAAGATATAAGGGAGGCACAACAACATGAATATACTCAGAAATAcctaagatagtaaattttatgtgtttttttcgcacaattaaaaataattttttaaggaataagGGAGTTACAAATCTGCTAAAAGTAGGTGACCCCTATAGATTTATTTAACCATCTGGTTTATTCTTGACTCTATGACCACAATTAGTGGAAAGTGGGTAAGAGCGGTGTGAGTTTCTAAATTCAATAGTAAATTCATCACCAGTAGATGGTTTCATAACCCTAGGTTAAAACTTACATATAGAAGtttcattctatttattttacttaagtcATATATGCAGCCAAAGACCTCACACAAACCGTGAGTGTAGCTTTTAAGATAGATGAACTTTCAGCCCAATTTTCTCTCCCTTACTTTCCCTTTACTACTCTagtcactgaaatggaaactcGTAGAGATAAGAATTTCAAAGAAGATGCTACTCTAACCTTTGGACTTGGATAATGATGTGTGATTACGAGAAGACTTGAGCCTTGTTCAGACCTTCACGTTTGTGATGCAGAGGTATTTTAAGATATTGCCACACACTAGGGGTTgatcacctttcttttttctccactatAACAAGTTTCAATTTGCCAGCATGTATCAAAATATAACGATGTTCTGAGTATGAAGTATCCAAAGGAGACTCAGGAAACACCCAGTGAGGACTCTACCATGAGCAGTAGGTATCTGTGGAGCAGACAGAGAGTAGAGCTTACTCCTCAGAGGGAGAAATGACACAAATACATCAGGATTTGGTaaatgctgtgcctctgacgcCACTGATGAGTAAAGATAAAAATTCTCTCTTGTGAACTGATATTAATACTACCCAGAAAAATCAGCAACAACCGATTGAGAATGGTAGGAAACTAACACTATTTGGAAGGTGTAAAAAGGTTATCTACATCTTTATAAAATAGTCTTGACTGTAGAATTAAAAGTTAAATACCACCTTCCTCTATGAaacttcttttgcttttctgtgtttgGCTCAAACAAGTTCCTTTCTTTAGTGATAACAAATTTACTTTTGGAAGAAACAATAAACTTTAAAGGACAAAGTGTTCATTTCAATAGATTAGTTTAAACTACTGGTACATTCTGCAAGCCAACGGTAAGCTCCTTCTTGAACAGATACAGCCTCAGAAACATTTCTGTTCCCTCTAAGGGAAGAAGGAACAACAGTTAGGGTCTCACCTAGAAACAATTTTCTTTGTTAGTCTCGTGGTATCATTCTGTAAACTTTCTGAATGGCAAGGCATTTCCACATGTTTTATGCCATCAAACCACCATTTTATTCCATCCTCAATAAAAGCCTGCCCACAAACTTTTTAAAACGTGATATTCACTTATAGCAAATTGTAAATACTAGTAATGGTTTCCATTTCTGCCTTCCCAAagatatctgcattttaaaatgtttgtgtgtgtacacacacaaataattaGGATTAGAAAAAAAACTTACCAATTAGTACCAAATCTCTTAACCTCTCCAGACCTCAGTGCCTCGCTGTCTTAATCTACAAAATGGCACAATATTACCTGCCTTATCTACTTAGGAGAAATATTATGAAAATCaaataagaagataaaaatgaacaCTTGAAGAACTACAGAAATATATGTGGTATAGATAACACTTTTTAACAAGGATCAGAGTCTTAAACTTGAAAGGGGAATATGTAAGAATGAAATTTCAGTCAGTGACCATAGCTTGGGGGAATCATATGTGGGCTATAAAGCCTCATTTCACACAGTAGATTGCCTATACCACATATATAAATGCAATTTAGATATTGTTGAtactatgcttttaaaaaataatgaaaggggTTTTCTTGACTATAGGTTTAAAGATGTTTTCCCCTGTAATTAATTCATATTCCCTCTGATAACACACAAAGGGAGCACATTAGTGATGCTCCAGCCCCCCACAGTGGGCTCCTTACTTACACGCACTGTGGTAAAGCTTCAGGGACTGAAACCCAAGGTAAAGAATGAGTCCTCTGGGTGTCCCTACTCTTAACTTCCAAAACCTTGATTTGAGCCAAGAATCATGGGTAGGGCAAGGCTCCCTTACACCAGGCTGGGACCTGGAAGATGTGTTGCTGTTACATCAGGtgctcttcctttatttctcctttcatgtgGCTTATGCGCTCAGGTGGTCCCAATTTACTCCTAGAGACATCTTACCTGTGACTTCCCTCACTGAGTAGTACCCTGATTTTTTGGCCCCCCAAGCATAGCTGTTCTGTGTTTCATCCAGCACCCTGCTCTCAGCTAGGTGACGGTGGGCTAATTTGTTAGAGGAATTTGCCTAAATATCTGCTAGTGACTCCTTACCTCTAGTCAACACATGCTAGAAGACTTGCCATTTTGAATCAGTCCCAATAAACTCTCTTTGATAATGACGCTAAAGGACATGTTGGAAAGAAACTAACATTCCCTCCTGATATCAACCTCAGAAGCTGTGGCGTTCACCACAAACATCTGTAGTTTCCGTACTTACTGAATATGGATCAATAACCtgtaagatcccacctgccgtggagcaattaagcccgtgcgccacaactactgagccttgtgctctagagctcacgagccacaactactgagcccatgtgccacaactactgaagcccgtgcgcctagatcccgtgctctgcaacaagagaagccaccgcaataagaagcctgcgcacctcaacgaagagtagccctggctcaccgcaactagagaaagcccacgcacagcaacgaagacccaacacagccataagtaaataaataaatttattaaaaaaaaaataagaaacttatttagaaaatcaactgcAGAAACTTTATTTAGGAAACCAACTGCACACATTCAACTTTTAATTTCCCTCTGAAATGACCTAGATTCATGTTAATCTTCAAACACTAAAACAATAATCCTTTAGGATTACAAAACCAAAATTCTCCCTGCTGAAATTTAGTTTTCATCTATCTTAACCATATTGAGAAAAATCCCGGCAGCCTTACCGTGACTGGAGGAATCATAAGTAAAGCCAATTAAATCAGGTACTTTAAActtaaatacaaataatttcaGGGACCAGATATAAGGGCTGGATCAAACCGGATCCTGCGGGGCCCTTAACACTGTGCTCCTTTGCCTATCCTGGGAATCCAAATGACACAAAAGCCTTCCAAGTCACTGCAGAGGCAAAGTTCTCAGGAGAGTGTTGCATACTGGGAAGGGAACTTGGTTAAGATGAATGCAAGGCAGTCGTCACATTTAGAGAAGGAAaacttttggattctgtttccagGTCGTATACTCATAGCTGGTTTGTATGTATATACTCCTAGCTAACTTCAATTAAACAACTTTTAGTGGCTCTTTACAGGCTAATTGTTTAAAAGTAATGTCCTGTTTGGCaaaatataagtttaaaaaatatgtatttaatatgtttttatatgaTTATAGAGTGAAATTTCCGAGCCTCGGTTCATTTAACATTTGCTTTACTCTAAGAAACTGGAGAATAGTTTCATGTATTGTATTGAATTTAGCCTCCAATCCTAATCCCTGGCAGGTTGTTTACATTCAAATGAATACAGTGTAATGAACTCTCTTCATTCTAGCAAGATCTAATCAGTACTATTGGAGAAAGTGCTGCCTTGGGAGCTGCAGGCATCGTTATCTGGGGAGACATGAATTTGACTTCATCTGAGGTAAGACAGTACCTTGGCGGTATAGTTAATATTACAATATTTACATTATTTGCTCTGCTTTCCTATAGAACTTACTCTAAATCAGAGCTCTCAGGTCTCCCATAGTAAACCTGCTTTAGAATTAAAGTCCAAATCAGTACCTGATACATAGAAGGAGCTCCATAAAGATTAGCTTTTGTTCAGATAGTAATCATAATACTGATGATTGTTGAATATTTACTCTATGCTAGGATTATGCTAAGTGCCTTTTGGTTTCGGATTTGCTCACTTCCCGATCATAATAACCCTTATGAGGTAGGGACTAGCatcctcatttacagatgaggaaacaagaaaggaaatcTAACTAGGGTAACAGTTAGTTAGGCTAGCTGGTGGTGGAGCTGGCACTAACCACAGATGGTATGACTTTGGAGCCCTTGCGTTTAGCCGTTACATAAAATGTATGATATCATATTTTGAGAAGTGGAATCAAATGGCAATTTTTAATATCTACAtcaaacttatttttcttctatggaGAGATTAGCTGAAAATTAATAGCATTTAAAATAAGAGTTATGTCTCTTTGAATTTCTTCCCGCTCAAATACTATCTACTCCAAGAAGTCTTCCTAGTTTTCTCCAGTCCATGTTAACCACAATCTCTTCTGTATTTCCAGATGTTGTTTGTTTATATCCCTATAGTGTAATGCATTTTGCCTTGAATTATAATACTTGTATCCtcagtgcttttatttatttattgctgtgttgggtctttgttgctgcatatgggttttctctagttgcagcgagcaagggctactcttcgttgtggtgcacgggcttctcattgcggtggcttctcgttgcagagcatgggctctaggcatgcaggcttcagcagttgtggcgcgtgggctcagtagttttgactcgcaggctctagagctcaggctcagtagttgtggcacatgaacttagttgctccgtggcctgtgggatcgtcccagagcagggcttgaacccgcgccccctgcactggcaggcggattcttaaccactctgcaaccagggaaaccctcaatgctttttgttaaattgaatttttttgcaAGTTCATGGTGATCTGATATTATTCTTAGAATTTCACAGGCTCAATTTGTTGCTACCAAGACGTTGTTCATGAAACTCTTTGTGACAATATAAAGTTAAGAGTCTCCTCTGTCCACATATGAGAATTAGGTAGAAACTGAGGATCAGTACCTGACTCTCCCGGTGCGACATTTCCCCTCCAGCCCATGTGGCTCCTGAGAAGAGCATCCTCGGGGAGCTGCGTGCACAACCAGGTGGCCTCTGTTTAGAACACACAGTAGGAACCACACACAAACGACCTGGTCAGCCTTCCAGGCTTTCCTGTCTTTGAATTGTTTAGAGGGGGCTAGATCCCAGGGCAGTCGGTATTTGAGCATAGTTAACAGGAAAATCCAGAAGGCTCAGGTTGACAGTCAACGACAATTTGGTAGAACGTGATGATTCAGGTTCTAACACAAgcctgaaatacacacacacctgaaACGTGGCCAGAGGACAGCAACTCTGGCACGAtttctcaatttgggtttgttcctctttttctcacACCCATTAACTTGGGATCTAGAAGGAGGAAATAAAGGATGTAAACTGAAAGAAAGCAAGGTCACATATGCTGAGGCTGGGGCCCATTTGCAAGTTCAGATAGCCTATGGCAGCATATTCTCCATCTCCTGTCGCAACCACCTCTCATTTTTCTGGTCTGGGTCCCCTGTATTACAGCACTTGAACCTAAGAGTTCATGGGCTGGAACCAAGCCATTAAGTTTCAATCAAATCCAAAGAGCTGCCTTGTGGATCTAGATGCTCTAACCCTACCAGTACCAGAAAAAGCACTAAATCCCATTTGTTTCTACCTTTCTAGGGCAACTGTACAAAGGTGAAGCAGTTTGTGAGTTCTGATTTGGGGAGCTACATAGTCAACGTGACCAGAGCCGCTGAGGTGTGCAGCTTCCACCTCTGCAGGAATAATGGGAGATGCGTAAGGAAGGTGTGGAAAACGCCCGATTACCTTCACTTGAACCCTGCAAGTTACCACATAGAGGCCTCCGAGGATGGAGAATTTACTGTGAAAGGCAAAGCATCTGATACAGACCTGGCGGTGCTGGCGAAGAGATTCTCCTGTCATTGTTATCAGGGATACTAAGGGGCTGATTGCAGAGAAATGAGGATGGCTGACGGCTGCTCTGCggtttcctctttttctggcTCCCTAATCACATTGTGTCTGCTGGTTTCCGCAGGTTATCAGAGCATTCAGTTGTGAGATAACTGAGTTTAAAGGGAATGAAGTTTGGCCTCTAGAGTCGTCACTTAGGGAAGAGATGAAACTTACAACAATCTTTTTCTCATATGAAATCCATTGAGAGGTATTGTAAGTAGACACGTGTGTCACTTAACATAAACAGGAAACGTATTACTTCATTTGGCTCCGATTTGGCTAAGAAACAAGATCCAGGAATGAAATCAATGCATTCTTCTTCCTTACTGGAATGTTTAAGTTGTATTTAAcctaaaatgaatatattttagtcTTCATATGAACATAGATAcataaaagtatacatataaatattgaattattGATTTCAAAGACTGGTTTTCCAGCTAGCAACTTATTTAAGGACAGATTCCTATGCAGTTATCTGATTTAACAAATGGGGTCACCTCAGGGCATGACCTGGTCACCTGGTCCGCCAAAGGGGACCAAATGCAGAATTCCTGTTCCAGCCTTAGGTTCAAACTTCTTCTTCAGGCTTCTTCTCCCTGCCTGGGCTCAATGAGTGCAGAACCAGTCACTGATGTGACTTAACAGAAGGGCACAGGAACTGAGGCAAGGGGAGCTGTAGTCACTGCAAAGACATCTATTCCAATATGGCACCTCTCTCACCCACCGTGAGTCCCTCCCTCACAGAGGCTGGTGATCT encodes:
- the HYAL4 gene encoding LOW QUALITY PROTEIN: hyaluronidase-4 (The sequence of the model RefSeq protein was modified relative to this genomic sequence to represent the inferred CDS: substituted 1 base at 1 genomic stop codon), whose product is MKPLSEGQLRFCVVQPIHLTSWLPILFILKSISSLKPAQLPIYQRKPFIAAWNAPTDQCLIKYNLRLNLKMFQVIGSPLARARGQNVTIFYVNRLGYYPWYTSQGVPINGGLPQNISLQVHLEKADQDINYYIPSEDFSGLAVIDWEYWRPQWARNWNTKDVYRQKSRKLISEMQENVSAADIEYLAKATFEESAKAFMKETIELGIKSRPKGLWGYYLYPDCHNYNVFAPNYTGSCPEEEVLRNNELSWLWNSSAALYPSIGVRKSLGDSKNILRFSQFRVHESLRISTMTSHDYALPVFVYTRLGYRDQPLFFLSKQDLISTIGESAALGAAGIVIWGDMNLTSSEGNCTKVKQFVSSDLGSYIVNVTRAAEVCSFHLCRNNGRCVRKVWKTPDYLHLNPASYHIEASEDGEFTVKGKASDTDLAVLAKRFSCHCYQGYXGADCREMRMADGCSAVSSFSGSLITLCLLVSAGYQSIQL